The stretch of DNA ACGAAGCTCCCCGCCATAGAATCGCTGTTAACAGGGCGATCAACGTGGCTGCGCAGACCAATGTCGCCGCCAAACAGGCACATTTGAAGAGCTGGTCAATGCGGCGTTTGTTGCGCTGCCGCCGGTTGGGCGACCCTACGTAACTCATTCGTACTTCTCTCGCATTTTACTGAGCATCCATTGCGAGACGATGTTCATCAACAACGTCATCGCAAACAACAACAAGCCCACAGCAAATACCGTGTAGTATTCCGTCGAACCGTGCGGCGTATCTCCCATGCTGACCTGCGCGATGTATCCCGTCATCGTCTGAATGCTTTCCAGCGGATTGAGTGTCAACTTGGGGGTAGCGCCCGCGGCGAGCGTGACCGCCATGGTCTCCCCAATCGCGCGAGAAATTGCCAACAAAAACGAGGCGACAATCCCTGAGAGCGCGGCCGGAACAACCACCCGCGTGATCGTATCGAACTTCGTGGCTCCCAACGCAAACGCCGCCTCACGTAGCGAACCGGGTACGCTGCGCAACACATCTTCGCTGAGTGAAATAATGATCGGCAAAATCATGATGCCCACCACGATGCTGGCCGATGCCGCGTTGAATACGTCGGCATCCGGGAAGATGGTGCGGATCAGCGGAGAGATGAAAATTACGGCGATATAACCGTAGACCACTGAGGGAATCCCCGCCAGGATCTCCAACATCGGTTTGACGATCTCCCGAAACCGCGGTGACGCATATTCGCTGAGGTAAATCGCCGTAGACAATCCGACAGGCAGTGCGACCAGCGCCGAGCCACATGCAACTAACAGCGTACCGCACACCAAGGGCAGTACGCCGAAGTGCTGCGGCTTCAGTAGCGGCGTCCAACGCGTTGATGTCAAAAATTCTTTGAGTGAGACTTCCGCGAAAAAACCACTCGACTCAAAGACCAATACAAAGACGATCCCCAACGTCGTCGCCACGCTGACTGCTGCGCAGAAGGAGAGTGCCGCATGCACCAATTGTTCGGAGAAACGGCGCATCCAATCCGATTTTCCGGGCGTGCCGACGAAGGATCTCTCGCGTTTTTCAGGGCTGGAAACCTTGGCCGTTGCAGACAATGTCTCTCCGATCATCTCAATCGTCCGTCGTCGATCCCGGTGTGGGTTCCGTGGTCGTGCCCGCGATGACCTGTTCGACCAGTTCGACATTTTTTTGATGTTGCTCTTCTGAAACCGGCACGTAACCGACCTCTTCAACAAGTTGAGCAGCGTGTTTTAAGTAGAATTGTATAAAAGCCGCCGTAGGCGGTTGCTTGAGCGATGCTGTTTTGATGTACAACAGCAACGGCCGGGACAACGGTTCGTAGCTGCCGTTTCGCACGGTTTCGGTCGAAGGTTGAACGCAACCCTTACCGCTATCCACACCAATCAGCTTTAAGGAATCGCGGTTTTCCGCGTAATAGGCGTAGCCGAAATACCCCAAGGCATACTTGTCGGCTGTCACCCCCCGTACCAAAACGTTGTCGTCTTCGCTCGCGGTATAATCAGCCCGGCTGGCTTTTTCTTGGCCGACGATCACTTCTGTGAAATAGTCGAATGTCCCAGAGTCGGTACCCGGTCCGTACAGTTTGATTTCTTCAGCCGGCCAAGCGGGATTGATGTCGCTCCATTTTTTGACGGAGCTTTCCGGCTTCCAGATGTCTTTCAATTGTTCCAAGGTCAAGCAATCAAACCAATCGGCTTCAGGATGCGCGACGATTGCTAGACCGTCGTAGGCGACTTCCAACGTCACAAATTCGATTCCCGCTTTTTCGCAGATCGCGCGTTCCGTCTCCTTAATGACTCGCGATGCATCGCAGATATCAATCTCGCCCGAGCCGAACTTCTTAAACCCGGCTCCGGTGCCGGAGGTCCCCACACTGACCTGCACGTCAGGATTGTCTTTGAGAAACTCTTCGGCAACGGCGATCGTAATCGGAGCCACCGTGCTCGAACCGTTGATGCTCACGGCACTCGCACGGCTACTGTCACGATTTCCACATCCCGAAATCGCGACGATTCCTGCGACAAAGGTTATCGCGACCATCAGTCGCATGAAGACGTGATTCATGGTGTCCTCGGTATCCGCTGGGAGAGCCTTGCG from Symmachiella dynata encodes:
- the pstC gene encoding phosphate ABC transporter permease subunit PstC, with the protein product MIGETLSATAKVSSPEKRERSFVGTPGKSDWMRRFSEQLVHAALSFCAAVSVATTLGIVFVLVFESSGFFAEVSLKEFLTSTRWTPLLKPQHFGVLPLVCGTLLVACGSALVALPVGLSTAIYLSEYASPRFREIVKPMLEILAGIPSVVYGYIAVIFISPLIRTIFPDADVFNAASASIVVGIMILPIIISLSEDVLRSVPGSLREAAFALGATKFDTITRVVVPAALSGIVASFLLAISRAIGETMAVTLAAGATPKLTLNPLESIQTMTGYIAQVSMGDTPHGSTEYYTVFAVGLLLFAMTLLMNIVSQWMLSKMREKYE
- a CDS encoding PstS family phosphate ABC transporter substrate-binding protein — translated: MNHVFMRLMVAITFVAGIVAISGCGNRDSSRASAVSINGSSTVAPITIAVAEEFLKDNPDVQVSVGTSGTGAGFKKFGSGEIDICDASRVIKETERAICEKAGIEFVTLEVAYDGLAIVAHPEADWFDCLTLEQLKDIWKPESSVKKWSDINPAWPAEEIKLYGPGTDSGTFDYFTEVIVGQEKASRADYTASEDDNVLVRGVTADKYALGYFGYAYYAENRDSLKLIGVDSGKGCVQPSTETVRNGSYEPLSRPLLLYIKTASLKQPPTAAFIQFYLKHAAQLVEEVGYVPVSEEQHQKNVELVEQVIAGTTTEPTPGSTTDD